From one Ochrobactrum vermis genomic stretch:
- a CDS encoding Gfo/Idh/MocA family protein: MNRDRQTKTDFRWGIWGTGTIAAAFATDIQASTGMRITAVCSRTSETAETFRRRIGADKAFGDSGAFLSDPDIDAVYIATPSAMHVLQAMQTIAAGKPCLIEKPLSLDAAGARQIEAAAKAKNIFAMEAMWSRFLPAIRAAKQHIDSGRIGAVTRIEADLSYIRAYDPQNRFFSPELGGGAAFDLGVYPVSLALYFLGLPDHVDGRWQRARSGVDMRTEFQLGWPGAIASLSCGFDRDGDNQMLIEGTKGTILIHAPFLKAQRLTLFSAFAARSSLGPNGAKGFIGKIMNRLPLPGRTLETCTFSGNGLQFQAKAVRDAVCSGQISNAIMPLDHSAAIADIVRKVLSKG, from the coding sequence GTGAATCGCGACAGGCAGACAAAGACAGATTTTCGCTGGGGAATTTGGGGCACAGGCACGATAGCTGCCGCCTTTGCCACCGATATTCAGGCCAGCACCGGAATGCGCATCACTGCAGTCTGCTCACGTACGAGCGAAACCGCCGAAACATTCCGCCGACGCATCGGCGCCGATAAGGCGTTCGGCGATTCAGGTGCATTTCTCTCCGACCCGGATATCGATGCCGTCTATATTGCGACGCCGAGCGCCATGCATGTCCTGCAAGCCATGCAGACAATCGCAGCGGGCAAACCATGCCTGATCGAGAAGCCGCTTTCGCTGGATGCCGCTGGCGCAAGACAGATCGAGGCTGCCGCCAAGGCGAAGAACATTTTCGCCATGGAAGCCATGTGGAGCCGCTTTCTGCCAGCGATCCGGGCGGCAAAGCAGCATATCGACAGCGGCCGCATCGGCGCTGTGACGCGTATCGAAGCCGATCTTTCCTATATCCGTGCGTACGATCCGCAAAACCGGTTCTTCAGTCCGGAACTCGGCGGCGGCGCGGCATTCGATCTCGGCGTCTATCCGGTTTCGCTGGCGTTGTATTTTTTAGGTCTGCCGGATCATGTCGACGGTCGCTGGCAGCGCGCCAGGAGCGGCGTCGACATGCGCACCGAATTCCAGCTCGGCTGGCCGGGTGCCATAGCCAGCCTCTCCTGCGGCTTCGACCGTGACGGCGACAATCAGATGCTGATCGAGGGAACCAAAGGCACGATTCTGATCCACGCGCCATTTCTGAAGGCTCAAAGACTAACCCTGTTTTCTGCTTTTGCCGCGCGGTCGTCGCTGGGGCCAAATGGCGCTAAAGGCTTTATAGGCAAAATCATGAACCGCCTGCCCCTGCCAGGTCGTACACTCGAAACCTGCACTTTTTCCGGCAACGGGCTGCAATTTCAAGCCAAAGCGGTCCGCGATGCGGTGTGCAGCGGCCAAATTTCCAATGCGATAATGCCGCTCGACCATAGCGCAGCCATTGCCGATATTGTCCGCAAGGTGTTGTCCAAGGGCTAA
- a CDS encoding MOSC domain-containing protein — protein MRGFVVAVAQDGEHRFSKQVVPEICIVTGLGVEGDAHQGVTVKHRSRVRADPTQPNLRQVHLIHAELFDELAEKGFDVAPADLGENVTTRGVDLLGLPQGALIRIGDEVVLETTGLRNPCAQIENFQTGLLNAVLDRTPDGELVRKSGIMTIVLSGGTVKADDAIVVELPPLPHRKLERV, from the coding sequence ATGCGTGGATTTGTCGTTGCTGTGGCGCAGGATGGCGAGCACCGTTTTTCCAAACAGGTCGTGCCGGAAATCTGCATCGTCACGGGGCTGGGCGTCGAAGGCGATGCGCATCAGGGCGTGACCGTGAAGCACCGTTCACGCGTGCGGGCCGACCCGACGCAACCCAATCTGCGACAGGTGCATCTCATTCATGCCGAACTGTTCGATGAGCTTGCCGAAAAGGGTTTTGACGTCGCGCCTGCCGATCTTGGCGAGAACGTCACCACACGCGGTGTCGATCTTCTGGGGCTGCCGCAGGGCGCTTTGATCAGGATTGGTGACGAGGTCGTTCTGGAAACAACGGGCCTGCGCAACCCTTGCGCCCAGATAGAGAATTTCCAGACCGGACTTCTCAATGCCGTACTGGATCGCACGCCGGATGGCGAACTTGTCCGCAAGTCGGGCATCATGACCATCGTTCTTTCAGGCGGCACGGTGAAGGCGGATGATGCGATAGTCGTCGAATTGCCGCCGCTTCCGCATCGCAAGCTGGAGCGGGTGTGA
- the gndA gene encoding NADP-dependent phosphogluconate dehydrogenase: MEKADIGMVGLGVMGSNLALNIAEKGYTVAVYDRDEPVLKAFIEKAGPLRDKIIPCPTFEDLAANIRKPRPIIFLIKAGAPVDAETTRLKTYLEKGDIMIDAGNSDYRDTVRRLKALGPNDPTFVGMGVSGGAEGARHGPSMMVGGTEEAYDRIAPILLAAAAKFKDEPCCALVGPDGAGHFVKTIHNGIEYADMQMIAEIYGILRDGLGLSAPAIGDVFEKWNEGPLNSYLIEITAKVLKATDPETGKAMVDMILDEAGQKGTGRWAAIEAQMLGVPATAIEAAVAARSLSSLKATRELAAKAYKPGPRSLDVSDQAKFLADLEHGLLAGKIAAYAQGFAVMEAASQEHGWNIPLAETARIWRAGCIIRSQLLDDIAHAFEDSESRNLLLAPAFVERMSKASKGLRQIVAKAALTGLPLPALGSALSYFDSFTQALGTANLIQGQRDFFGSHGFKRIDKDGDFHGPWG, from the coding sequence ATGGAAAAAGCAGATATCGGAATGGTCGGCCTTGGCGTCATGGGCTCCAACCTGGCACTGAACATAGCCGAGAAAGGCTACACGGTAGCTGTCTACGACCGTGATGAGCCCGTGCTGAAAGCCTTCATCGAAAAGGCTGGCCCGCTGCGCGACAAGATCATTCCTTGCCCCACTTTCGAGGATCTGGCTGCCAATATACGCAAACCGCGTCCGATCATCTTCCTCATCAAGGCAGGCGCTCCCGTCGATGCTGAAACCACCCGCCTCAAGACCTATCTTGAGAAGGGCGATATCATGATCGACGCTGGTAATTCCGATTATCGCGATACGGTGCGCCGTCTGAAGGCACTTGGTCCCAACGACCCGACCTTTGTCGGCATGGGTGTTTCCGGCGGTGCGGAAGGCGCACGCCATGGCCCGTCGATGATGGTCGGCGGTACCGAGGAAGCCTATGACCGCATTGCGCCGATCCTGCTTGCTGCCGCCGCCAAGTTCAAGGACGAGCCGTGCTGTGCGCTGGTCGGGCCGGATGGTGCCGGTCATTTCGTCAAGACGATCCACAACGGCATCGAATATGCCGACATGCAGATGATCGCCGAAATCTACGGCATCCTGCGCGACGGTCTCGGACTTTCGGCCCCGGCTATCGGCGATGTGTTCGAGAAGTGGAACGAAGGCCCGCTCAACTCCTATCTGATCGAAATCACCGCCAAGGTGCTGAAGGCGACAGACCCGGAGACAGGCAAGGCGATGGTCGACATGATTCTCGACGAAGCCGGTCAGAAGGGCACGGGCCGCTGGGCGGCCATCGAGGCGCAGATGCTCGGCGTTCCGGCAACGGCAATCGAAGCCGCAGTTGCGGCCCGTTCGCTGTCCTCGCTGAAGGCCACGCGTGAACTTGCTGCAAAGGCCTACAAGCCGGGTCCGCGCAGCCTCGACGTTTCCGATCAGGCAAAATTCCTCGCCGATCTCGAGCATGGTCTGCTTGCTGGCAAGATCGCTGCCTATGCCCAAGGCTTCGCGGTGATGGAAGCTGCTTCACAGGAACACGGCTGGAACATTCCGCTTGCCGAAACCGCCCGTATCTGGCGCGCAGGCTGCATCATTCGTTCGCAGCTTCTGGACGATATCGCTCATGCCTTCGAAGACAGCGAAAGCCGCAACCTGCTGCTCGCACCTGCTTTCGTTGAGCGTATGAGCAAGGCTTCCAAGGGCCTTCGGCAGATCGTCGCCAAGGCGGCGCTCACGGGCTTGCCTCTGCCTGCACTCGGCTCAGCGCTCAGCTATTTCGACAGCTTCACGCAGGCGCTCGGCACCGCCAATCTCATTCAGGGTCAGCGCGATTTCTTCGGTTCGCATGGCTTCAAGCGCATAGATAAGGACGGAGATTTCCACGGTCCCTGGGGCTGA
- a CDS encoding ABC transporter ATP-binding protein: protein MAFLNIKNLKKSFGANTVVHDFNLAVEKGEFVSFLGPSGCGKTTVLRMIAGFEGPDSGAIEINGKDVVDLKPNQRNIGMVFQAYALFPNMTVAQNVSFGLRVAGKPKAEIDATVKEMLGLIRLDHLADRYPYQMSGGQQQRVALARALATKPQVLLLDEPLSALDAKIRISLREEIRAIQQKLGITTVFVTHDQEEALSISDRIVVMHEGRADQIGSPFDIYNRPASRFVASFVGTLNMLEASVSEPGRNSIELDGRTITVQEKLDHHPKGKPLTLALRPEAVSLEARKSHDTSLEATIDDVHFLGSVIRTRVTLGKNRLSFDTFNDPTQPPPQRGDKVTVHFASHDLLVLAD, encoded by the coding sequence ATGGCTTTTCTCAACATCAAAAACCTGAAAAAGAGCTTCGGCGCCAATACCGTCGTCCACGATTTCAACCTCGCCGTAGAGAAGGGCGAGTTCGTCTCCTTCCTCGGCCCTTCGGGCTGCGGCAAGACAACCGTTCTTCGCATGATCGCCGGTTTCGAGGGACCCGATAGCGGCGCCATCGAAATCAACGGCAAGGATGTGGTGGATCTGAAGCCGAACCAGCGCAATATCGGCATGGTGTTTCAGGCTTATGCGCTGTTTCCCAACATGACGGTGGCGCAGAATGTTTCGTTCGGCCTGCGCGTTGCCGGGAAGCCGAAGGCGGAAATCGACGCCACGGTGAAGGAAATGCTCGGCCTCATCCGCCTCGACCATCTGGCGGATCGTTATCCTTATCAGATGTCCGGCGGCCAGCAGCAGCGCGTCGCACTTGCCCGTGCGTTGGCCACAAAGCCGCAAGTTCTTCTGCTCGACGAGCCGCTATCGGCACTCGATGCGAAAATCCGCATATCCTTGCGCGAAGAAATCCGCGCCATTCAGCAGAAGCTCGGCATTACGACCGTCTTCGTCACCCATGACCAGGAAGAAGCGTTGTCGATCTCCGACCGCATCGTGGTCATGCATGAAGGCCGTGCCGACCAGATCGGCTCGCCGTTCGACATTTACAACCGCCCTGCCTCGCGCTTCGTGGCGTCCTTCGTCGGCACCCTCAACATGCTGGAAGCCTCGGTCAGCGAACCGGGCAGGAACAGTATCGAGCTCGACGGCCGCACCATCACCGTGCAGGAAAAACTCGACCATCATCCGAAGGGTAAGCCGCTGACGCTGGCCTTGCGCCCGGAAGCGGTCAGCCTTGAAGCACGCAAGAGCCACGACACCTCGCTGGAAGCGACCATCGATGACGTACACTTCCTCGGCTCCGTCATCCGCACGCGTGTGACGCTCGGCAAGAACCGGCTTTCGTTCGATACATTCAACGATCCGACCCAGCCGCCACCGCAGCGCGGCGACAAGGTGACGGTGCACTTCGCCTCGCACGATCTGCTGGTGCTGGCGGATTAA
- a CDS encoding ABC transporter permease — protein MKKKGFNAQKIGAWIAFLIGAIYFLVPLIGTFEFSLRMRRGEYSFDAYRVVFADPNFQATFGYSILLGLLTIIFGVLLVVPTAYWVRLRLPQLRPVMEFITLMPLVIPAIVIVFGYLRIYNSSSWLPFTASTRATDLLLMFGYMTLSLPYMYRAVDTAMRTIDVNTLTEAAQSLGAGWGRIMFKVIFPNVISGVMSGAFITFAIVIGEFTLASLLNRPAFGPYLQLVGANRAYEPSALAIISFGITWLSIIMLQLVSRLNKFKTTAG, from the coding sequence ATGAAAAAGAAAGGCTTTAACGCCCAGAAGATCGGCGCCTGGATTGCCTTCCTGATCGGCGCGATCTACTTCCTCGTCCCGCTGATCGGCACGTTCGAATTTTCGCTGCGCATGCGGCGCGGCGAATATTCCTTTGATGCCTATCGGGTGGTGTTCGCAGATCCGAATTTCCAGGCGACTTTCGGTTATTCGATCCTGCTTGGCCTGCTGACCATCATTTTCGGTGTACTGCTGGTGGTGCCAACTGCCTATTGGGTTCGCCTGCGCCTGCCGCAATTGCGCCCAGTGATGGAATTCATCACGCTGATGCCGCTGGTGATCCCGGCAATCGTCATCGTGTTCGGCTATCTGCGCATCTATAACTCGTCGTCGTGGCTGCCGTTCACCGCATCGACGCGCGCAACCGACCTGCTCTTGATGTTCGGTTACATGACACTGTCACTGCCTTATATGTATCGCGCCGTCGATACGGCGATGCGCACCATCGACGTCAATACGCTGACGGAAGCAGCCCAAAGCCTCGGTGCGGGCTGGGGTCGCATCATGTTCAAGGTGATTTTCCCGAACGTGATCTCCGGCGTGATGAGCGGTGCCTTCATCACATTCGCCATCGTCATCGGTGAATTCACGCTGGCCTCGCTTTTGAATCGTCCGGCCTTCGGTCCCTATCTCCAACTGGTCGGCGCGAACCGAGCCTACGAACCTTCGGCGCTGGCGATCATTTCGTTTGGCATCACGTGGCTCAGCATCATCATGCTGCAGCTCGTCTCGCGCCTCAATAAATTCAAGACAACCGCCGGGTAA
- a CDS encoding ABC transporter permease: MSAVAETTAPSGVRKRQLPLSWLGVTPFFIFAILFLIWPTMYLIIGAFQDPAGNFTLQNINDLFQPQIMSAYWVSIKVSLASAIGGAIIGFFLAWAVVLGNLPSWLRPTVLTFSGVASNFAGVPLAFAFLATLGRTGFVTILLREWFGFNLYSTGFNLLSFFGLTLTYLFFQIPLMVLILTPALDGLKKEWREASSILGATTAQYWRMVAFPILWPSLLGTTLLLFANAFGAIATAYALTGSSLNIVPILLYAQIRGDVLHNQNLGYALALGMIVITGVSNLIYIWLRMRAERWQR, from the coding sequence ATGAGTGCAGTAGCCGAAACAACAGCCCCCAGCGGAGTGCGCAAGCGCCAGCTTCCGTTGTCCTGGCTTGGCGTGACACCGTTTTTCATCTTCGCCATTTTGTTTCTGATCTGGCCGACGATGTATCTCATCATCGGCGCCTTTCAGGACCCGGCCGGAAACTTCACTCTCCAGAACATCAACGATCTGTTCCAGCCGCAAATCATGAGCGCCTACTGGGTATCGATCAAGGTCAGTCTCGCATCGGCCATTGGCGGCGCGATCATCGGGTTCTTTCTGGCCTGGGCGGTAGTTCTCGGTAACCTGCCATCATGGTTGCGCCCTACGGTACTGACCTTCTCCGGCGTGGCGTCGAACTTCGCGGGCGTACCGCTTGCCTTCGCCTTTCTGGCGACACTGGGACGAACCGGCTTTGTGACGATCCTGCTCAGGGAATGGTTCGGCTTCAATCTCTATTCGACCGGCTTCAACCTGCTTTCCTTCTTCGGCCTGACGCTGACTTACCTCTTCTTCCAGATACCGCTGATGGTGCTGATCCTGACGCCAGCGCTCGACGGCCTGAAGAAGGAATGGCGCGAGGCATCGTCCATTCTGGGTGCTACCACCGCGCAATATTGGCGTATGGTAGCCTTTCCGATCCTGTGGCCGAGCCTGCTCGGCACGACGCTTCTGCTGTTCGCCAATGCCTTCGGCGCCATCGCAACCGCCTACGCATTGACGGGGTCCTCGCTCAATATCGTGCCGATCCTGCTTTATGCCCAGATTCGCGGCGACGTTCTACATAATCAGAACCTCGGCTACGCGCTGGCACTTGGCATGATCGTCATTACAGGTGTTTCCAACCTCATCTATATCTGGCTGCGCATGCGCGCCGAGAGGTGGCAGCGATGA
- a CDS encoding ABC transporter substrate-binding protein, translated as MLAYTARLLSLSTAIAVAGVSIAAAEPSAELIAAAKAEGELTTIALPHDWCGYGEVIKSFKDKYGLKVNELNPDAGSGDEIEAIKANKDNKGPQAPDVIDVGFAFGASAKKDGLIQPYKVATWDEIPDSAKDAEGYWYGDYYGVLAFEVNKDIVKDIPQDWEDLLKSDYANSVALAGDPRVSAQAILGVHAAGIARGAEPGEAAGKKGLEFYKELNANGNFVPVIGKAASLAQGSTPIVVRWDYNALADRDTLKGNPEIETVIPKSGVIAGVYVQAISAYAPHPNAAKLWMEHIYSDEGQLGYLKGYCHPIRFNAMAKAGKIPQELLDKLPPAAAYEKAIFPTLEQIEAAQTTITKEWDSVVGANVQ; from the coding sequence ATGCTTGCTTACACAGCGCGTCTGCTGTCGCTTTCGACGGCAATCGCCGTTGCCGGGGTTTCCATAGCCGCTGCTGAACCGTCAGCCGAACTGATCGCCGCTGCCAAGGCAGAAGGCGAACTGACCACCATCGCGCTCCCGCATGACTGGTGTGGCTATGGCGAAGTCATCAAGAGCTTTAAGGACAAGTATGGCCTCAAGGTCAACGAACTGAACCCTGACGCCGGTTCGGGCGATGAAATCGAAGCCATCAAGGCCAACAAGGACAACAAGGGCCCGCAGGCTCCTGACGTCATTGACGTCGGCTTTGCCTTCGGCGCATCTGCCAAGAAAGACGGCCTCATCCAGCCATACAAGGTTGCAACCTGGGACGAAATTCCAGACAGCGCCAAGGATGCGGAAGGCTATTGGTACGGCGATTATTACGGCGTTCTGGCTTTCGAAGTGAACAAGGACATCGTCAAGGATATCCCACAGGATTGGGAAGACCTCCTCAAGAGCGACTACGCAAACTCCGTTGCGCTTGCAGGTGACCCACGCGTTTCGGCACAGGCCATCCTCGGCGTTCATGCCGCCGGTATTGCCCGTGGCGCAGAACCGGGTGAAGCAGCAGGCAAGAAGGGCCTCGAATTCTACAAGGAACTGAACGCCAATGGCAATTTCGTTCCTGTGATCGGCAAGGCTGCTTCGCTGGCGCAGGGCTCGACCCCGATCGTCGTTCGCTGGGACTACAATGCGCTCGCCGACCGCGACACGCTCAAGGGCAACCCGGAAATCGAAACCGTCATTCCGAAGTCCGGCGTTATCGCTGGTGTGTATGTTCAGGCAATCAGCGCCTACGCACCGCATCCGAACGCAGCGAAGCTGTGGATGGAACACATCTATTCGGATGAAGGCCAGCTCGGCTACCTGAAGGGCTACTGCCACCCGATCCGCTTCAATGCGATGGCGAAGGCTGGCAAGATCCCGCAGGAACTGCTGGACAAGCTGCCACCGGCAGCAGCCTATGAAAAGGCTATCTTCCCGACCCTGGAACAGATCGAAGCCGCACAGACCACGATTACCAAAGAATGGGATAGCGTCGTAGGCGCAAACGTGCAGTAA
- a CDS encoding DHA2 family efflux MFS transporter permease subunit — protein MAADTTMGPIAPADDRIDPKKAFAFLAMVFGMFMAILDIQIVSASLAEIQAGLSASSDEISWVQTSYLIAEVIMIPLSGFLGRLLSTRVLFTISAAGFTLASVLCATATNIEQMIVYRAIQGFIGGGMIPSVFAAAFTIFPPSKRSIVSPMIGLVATLAPTIGPTVGGYLSHAFSWHWLFLVNVGPGILVTIAAWNLIDFDEGDSSLLSKFDWWGLAGMAAFLGSMEYVLEEGPRNDWLQDNAIFILTIIMTAGGILFFFRAFTAEEPIVDLRAFKNVNFAFGSLFSFVMGVGLYGLTYLYPLYLSSIRGYDALMIGEALFVSGLAMFFTAPLAGFLSNRMDPRLMMMIGFLGFAAGTWMVTGLTADWDFYELLLPQILRGCSLMLCMVPINNLALGTLPPALLKNASGLFNLTRNLGGAVGLAVINTILTRRGDMHYERLAEHVRWGNAEAEKMVTNLTAKYNAAGMDGATIAISKLSGMVRQQATLLSFIDVFFILTMMFCSLAVCAIMLRKPKQVAGGGGGH, from the coding sequence ATGGCCGCAGACACGACAATGGGGCCGATAGCCCCGGCAGACGACCGCATCGATCCCAAGAAGGCATTCGCCTTTCTGGCCATGGTGTTCGGCATGTTCATGGCGATCCTGGACATTCAGATCGTCTCGGCGTCGCTTGCTGAAATCCAGGCGGGCCTGAGCGCCAGTTCTGACGAAATCTCCTGGGTCCAGACGTCTTATCTGATCGCGGAAGTCATCATGATTCCGCTATCGGGTTTCCTTGGACGCCTGTTGTCGACGCGCGTTCTCTTCACCATTTCGGCTGCAGGCTTCACCCTTGCCAGCGTGCTCTGCGCAACGGCAACCAATATCGAGCAGATGATCGTCTACCGCGCCATTCAAGGCTTCATCGGTGGCGGTATGATCCCGAGCGTGTTTGCAGCAGCCTTCACCATCTTCCCGCCTTCCAAGCGTTCGATCGTCTCGCCGATGATTGGCCTCGTGGCAACGCTCGCGCCCACCATCGGCCCGACGGTCGGCGGCTATCTGAGCCACGCCTTCTCCTGGCACTGGTTGTTTCTGGTCAATGTCGGCCCCGGCATTCTCGTCACCATCGCGGCTTGGAATCTCATCGACTTCGACGAAGGCGACAGCTCACTCTTAAGCAAGTTCGACTGGTGGGGCCTTGCGGGTATGGCAGCATTCCTCGGCTCGATGGAGTATGTTCTGGAAGAAGGTCCGCGCAATGACTGGCTCCAGGACAATGCAATCTTCATCCTGACGATCATCATGACGGCGGGCGGTATTCTCTTCTTCTTCAGAGCTTTTACGGCTGAAGAACCCATCGTGGATTTGCGGGCTTTCAAGAATGTGAATTTCGCATTCGGCTCGCTGTTCTCCTTCGTGATGGGTGTCGGCCTCTATGGCCTTACCTATCTCTATCCGCTCTATCTGAGCAGCATTCGCGGCTATGATGCCCTGATGATCGGCGAAGCACTGTTTGTCAGCGGTCTTGCCATGTTCTTCACCGCGCCGCTCGCGGGCTTCCTGTCCAACAGGATGGATCCGCGCCTGATGATGATGATCGGCTTCCTCGGCTTTGCGGCAGGCACCTGGATGGTGACCGGCCTCACCGCCGACTGGGATTTCTACGAACTGCTGCTGCCGCAGATCCTGCGCGGCTGTTCGCTGATGCTTTGCATGGTGCCGATCAACAATCTGGCGCTCGGCACGCTGCCGCCTGCCTTGCTGAAAAACGCATCCGGCCTATTCAATCTGACGCGTAATCTGGGCGGCGCCGTCGGCCTTGCCGTCATCAACACGATCCTGACCCGCCGTGGCGACATGCATTATGAGCGTCTGGCCGAGCACGTTCGCTGGGGCAACGCCGAAGCTGAGAAGATGGTCACCAACCTGACGGCCAAGTACAACGCGGCTGGCATGGATGGTGCAACAATCGCCATTTCCAAACTTTCCGGCATGGTGCGCCAGCAGGCGACCCTTTTGTCCTTCATCGACGTGTTCTTCATCCTCACGATGATGTTCTGCTCGCTCGCCGTCTGCGCCATCATGCTGCGCAAACCGAAGCAGGTTGCCGGTGGCGGCGGGGGGCACTAA
- a CDS encoding HlyD family secretion protein yields MSAPKSVDKADIHPFPNAKNFASATQPATNEAPVNERSQPHTAPSPQEVAPKDPAKGSEKKKGFGKRFVLPGIVAVAVAGGLWFAYDWWTVGRFMVSTDDAYVQGDIASIAPKVTGYIENIPVAANQQVKAGDVIFQLDAGDYQIALDETEAKLATQRQTLIRIKAETDAAQALLLQANADKQAATAVLTNAQNTIARVQKLHETRFVAQADLDTAQSSLDQARAKLAGTDAQIASAKANIEVLNAQYSEAESTTKSLELARDKAARDLSFTALRAPFDGVIGNLAGKKGDLVSPGQKIAALVPVNELYIDANFKETQLAKIKTGETAHIYVDAIDGTKFDGKVASIAPASGAVFSLLPPENATGNFTKIVQRVPVRIMIPKEALESGKIRAGLSVVVDIDTRTAPEGKTN; encoded by the coding sequence ATGTCCGCCCCGAAGTCCGTTGATAAGGCCGATATTCATCCGTTCCCCAACGCCAAGAACTTCGCCTCGGCAACCCAGCCGGCGACGAATGAAGCGCCTGTGAACGAGAGATCGCAGCCCCATACCGCACCGAGCCCGCAGGAAGTCGCCCCAAAGGACCCGGCCAAGGGATCCGAAAAGAAAAAGGGCTTCGGCAAACGCTTCGTTCTCCCTGGCATTGTGGCGGTCGCAGTGGCGGGTGGGCTCTGGTTCGCCTACGACTGGTGGACAGTCGGACGTTTCATGGTTTCGACCGACGACGCCTATGTGCAGGGCGATATCGCTTCCATCGCGCCGAAGGTTACCGGCTATATCGAAAACATCCCGGTGGCCGCCAACCAGCAGGTGAAGGCTGGCGATGTGATCTTCCAGCTCGATGCGGGCGACTACCAGATCGCGCTCGACGAAACCGAAGCCAAGCTCGCAACCCAGAGGCAGACGCTCATCCGCATCAAGGCGGAAACTGATGCCGCGCAAGCGCTGCTCCTGCAGGCAAACGCCGACAAGCAGGCCGCAACGGCTGTTCTGACCAACGCGCAGAACACGATTGCACGCGTGCAGAAGTTGCATGAAACGCGTTTTGTCGCGCAGGCCGATCTCGACACTGCCCAGTCCTCGCTCGACCAGGCTCGCGCCAAGCTCGCTGGAACGGATGCACAGATCGCCTCTGCCAAAGCCAATATCGAAGTGCTCAATGCCCAGTATAGCGAGGCGGAAAGCACTACGAAATCGCTGGAACTTGCCCGCGACAAGGCAGCGCGCGATCTTTCCTTCACTGCGCTGCGCGCACCGTTCGACGGTGTGATTGGTAATCTTGCCGGCAAGAAGGGCGACCTCGTTTCACCGGGCCAGAAGATCGCGGCACTCGTCCCGGTCAATGAGCTTTATATCGATGCGAACTTCAAGGAAACGCAGCTCGCAAAGATCAAGACCGGCGAAACCGCACATATCTATGTCGACGCAATCGACGGCACGAAGTTCGACGGCAAGGTCGCGTCCATCGCACCAGCTTCGGGAGCGGTGTTCTCACTGCTGCCGCCGGAAAATGCGACCGGCAACTTCACTAAGATCGTACAGCGCGTTCCTGTTCGCATCATGATTCCGAAGGAAGCGCTGGAATCCGGCAAGATCCGCGCGGGCCTGAGTGTCGTGGTCGATATCGATACGCGCACGGCACCTGAAGGCAAGACCAACTAA
- a CDS encoding TetR/AcrR family transcriptional regulator: MKPDRSTKGTTDTMMHGRNRHDEKGLDRPGEGKSSCSETECGRTRLGAGQDPAKRRQILEGAQDVFLRMGFDAASMNDITREAGVSKGTIYVYFNSKEDLFVALCEHYRDTMFRELIEKLDKGFNSRQQLTDFGVALVTLITSSTAVRAQRIVLGVSERKPELAARFYERGPKRSLVLMADYLKDMIEKGELEPFDPEKMAYHLSDLFLSGLYRPRLFGALPEPPSAETIRENVDLAIDFFYRAYGRNQGSVQQENN, encoded by the coding sequence ATGAAGCCTGATCGCAGTACAAAAGGAACAACAGATACGATGATGCATGGCCGGAACAGGCATGATGAGAAAGGTCTCGACCGCCCCGGTGAAGGCAAATCGTCCTGCTCTGAAACCGAATGCGGTCGAACGCGGCTTGGCGCGGGCCAAGACCCTGCCAAACGCCGCCAAATCCTTGAAGGCGCTCAGGATGTATTCCTGCGCATGGGCTTCGATGCAGCCAGTATGAATGACATTACGCGTGAAGCTGGCGTGTCGAAGGGAACGATCTACGTTTACTTCAACAGCAAGGAAGATCTGTTTGTCGCATTGTGTGAGCATTATCGCGATACAATGTTTCGTGAACTGATCGAAAAACTCGACAAGGGTTTCAATTCCCGTCAGCAACTGACCGATTTCGGCGTGGCGCTGGTCACGTTGATAACGTCGTCGACGGCGGTCCGTGCGCAGCGCATTGTTCTGGGCGTCAGCGAACGCAAGCCGGAACTTGCAGCTCGCTTTTATGAGCGGGGGCCGAAACGCAGTTTGGTCCTTATGGCTGACTATCTCAAGGACATGATCGAGAAAGGCGAGTTAGAGCCTTTCGATCCCGAAAAGATGGCCTATCATCTTTCTGATCTGTTTCTGTCCGGCCTTTATCGCCCTCGCCTATTTGGCGCGTTGCCGGAACCGCCGTCAGCCGAGACGATTCGCGAGAATGTCGATCTGGCGATCGATTTTTTCTACCGTGCCTACGGTCGAAATCAAGGAAGTGTTCAACAAGAGAACAACTGA